A window of Mangifera indica cultivar Alphonso chromosome 11, CATAS_Mindica_2.1, whole genome shotgun sequence contains these coding sequences:
- the LOC123229777 gene encoding probable disease resistance protein At4g33300, which yields MAGTDFFVGEIATELIKQLIAISRKAVIFKSSADHLKETIDGLLPIIQEIKYSGVELSSFRQVQLDRLSETLRDGLDLCQKVIEAKRWNVYRNLQLSRKMNKLEKKISGFFNCTIQAHVLADVHHSRFQTTERFDQLERSTRRIEQRLESMKNGVEAGGWVEDAMMRMETEEERSEEDSFGNLIGVGIALGKKKVKEMIIGRKDLSVVGISGIGGSGKTTLAAEVCRDFQVTSYFNDRILFLTVSKSPNVELLKTKVWSFVSGCEVGSNVLVPPWNLQVPWTAESRSLVVLDDVWSLAVLRQLICRLPGCKTLVVSRTKFPTVLADVYAVELLREDESISLFCHSAFGQKTIPPAANENLIKEIVKECRGLPLALKVIGASLRDRPEKYWAGAQKRLSRGQPICESHETDLLYRMAVGIEDLSEKVKECFLDLGSFPEDKKIPMQVLINIWFEIYGIDEDEAYAILTELCDRNLLTLDKDSRAVDIYSAYHEMYVTQHDVLRDLALHLNNRDKINDRKRLLMPRRDGGLPKEWECNVDKPFNAQIVSIHTGEMREMDWFRMEFPKAEVLLLYFSSKEYFLPPFIRSLEKLRALIIINHSSSPSTHRNFSVCSNLDNLRSLWLERLSISQLPEATICLRNLRKMSLVLCKINAFLDQPMIDLPEMFPHLLELTIDHCDDLIKLPPSVCQLQSLRSLTITNCHSLHELPADIGKLKSVEIMRLYASLVLKTLPTGISELVCLKYLNISHCVSLTCLPQGIGNLALLEKIDMRECPRIWNLPQSAASLKALRQVICDDDVALLWKDTKETIPKLHVEVPEKNFSMDWLHE from the exons ATGGCCGGAACAGACTTTTTCGTGGGCGAGATCGCAACCGAACTCATAAAGCAGTTGATAGCAATATCTCGAAAAGCCGTTATCTTTAAATCCAGTGCGGATCACCTCAAAGAAACCATAGATGGACTCCTCCCCATCATCCAAGAAATCAAATACTCTGGCGTTGAGCTTTCCAGTTTTCGCCAGGTACAGCTCGACCGCCTGTCCGAGACTCTCCGAGATGGTTTAGATCTCTGTCAAAAGGTTATCGAAGCAAAGCGTTGGAATGTGTACAGGAACTTGCAATTATCTCGGAAGATGAATAAATTGGAGAAGAAAATTTCAGGATTCTTTAACTGTACCATACAAGCACATGTGTTGGCTGATGTTCATCACTCCAGGTTTCAAACGACGGAGAGGTTTGACCAGCTGGAGCGTTCGACAAGAAGGATTGAGCAGAGACTTGAGTCGATGAAGAATGGTGTTGAAGCTGGAGGGTGGGTTGAGGACGCCATGATGAGAATGGAAACGGAGGAGGAGAGAAGCGAGGAGGATAGTTTTGGGAATTTAATAGGCGTGGGAATTgctttagggaaaaagaaagtgaaGGAAATGATAATTGGACGGAAGGATTTGAGTGTTGTAGGGATTTCGGGAATTGGTGGCTCTGGGAAGACCACTCTTGCTGCTGAGGTCTGCAGAGATTTTCAAGTCACAA GCTACTTTAACGACAGAATTCTGTTCCTTACTGTATCAAAATCTCCAAATGTGGAGCTGTTGAAGACAAAGGTTTGGTCTTTTGTATCAGGATGTGAGGTCGGATCAAATGTTTTGGTTCCACCATGGAATCTACAAGTTCCTTGGACAGCAGAATCTCGGAGTTTGGTGGTCTTAGATGATGTATGGTCATTAGCAGTGCTTCGGCAGCTTATTTGTAGGCTTCCTGGTTGCAAAACACTTGTGGTTTCCCGAACCAAGTTTCCAACGGTTCTCGCTGATGTTTATGCAGTAGAGTTGTTAAGAGAAGATGAATCAATATCCTTGTTCTGCCACTCTGCTTTTGGACAAAAGACCATTCCTCCAGCTGCAAATGAGAATTTGATCAAGGAG ATTGTAAAAGAGTGTAGGGGGCTGCCTCTGGCTCTTAAAGTTATTGGAGCATCACTGAGAGATCGGCCTGAAAAATATTGGGCAGGTGCCCAAAAAAGGTTATCACGAGGACAGCCTATTTGTGAGTCTCATGAAACCGACTTGCTTTATCGGATGGCAGTAGGTATTGAAGACTTGTCAGAGAAGGTAAAGGAATGCTTCCTGGATTTGGGATCCTTTCCAGAAGACAAAAAGATTCCAATGCAAGTGCTCATTAATATCTGGTTTGAGATCTATGGCATTGACGAGGACGAGGCTTATGCCATCCTTACGGAGCTTTGTGATAGAAACCTTCTCACCCTAGATAAAGATTCAAG AGCTGTAGATATATATAGTGCTTACCATGAGATGTATGTCACTCAACATGACGTTCTCAGAGATCTTGCTCTCCATTTGAATAATCGCGACAAGATAAATGACCGCAAACGATTACTTATGCCTAGAAGAGACGGAGGGCTTCCTAAAGAATGGGAGTGTAATGTCGATAAACCATTCAATGCTCAGATTGTTTCCATTCATACAG GAGAAATGAGAGAAATGGATTGGTTTCGCATGGAATTTCCCAAGGCAGAAGTACTACTCCTCTACTTCTCTTCTAAGGAGTACTTCTTGCCTCCCTTCATCAGGAGCCTGGAAAAGCTTAGGGcgctaataataataaaccatAGTTCGTCTCCTTCTACCCATCGCAACTTTTCAGTTTGTTCAAATTTAGATAACCTTAGAAGCCTTTGGCTTGAAAGACTTTCAATTTCTCAATTACCAGAGGCAACTATTTGCCTAAGAAATTTGCGGAAAATGTCTTTAGTTCTCTGCAAAATTAATGCCTTTCTCGATCAGCCGATGATAGACCTGCCCGAGATGTTCCCTCATCTCTTGGAGCTCACAATTGATCACTGTGACGATCTAATAAAGCTGCCTCCAAGCGTTTGCCAGTTGCAGTCACTCAGGAGTTTAACTATCACTAACTGCCACAGTTTACATGAATTGCCAGCTGACATTGGCAAGCTGAAATCTGTAGAAATTATGAGGCTCTATGCAAGCCTTGTTCTTAAGACTCTCCCAACTGGCATTTCTGAGTTGGTCTGCTTGAAATACCTCAACATTTCTCACTGTGTCAGCTTAACTTGTCTTCCTCAAGGGATTGGTAATTTAGCATTGCTGGAAAAAATTGACATGAGGGAATGTCCACGGATATGGAATCTACCACAGTCTGCCGCCTCATTGAAGGCTTTACGTCAAGTAATTTGTGATGATGATGTTGCTTTGCTGTGGAAGGATACGAAGGAGACTATACCAAAACTTCATGTTGAGGTTCcggaaaaaaattttagtatggACTGGCTTCATGAATGA
- the LOC123229504 gene encoding serpin-ZX-like isoform X3, translated as MDIREFINKQTGVAFSLTKHLFSTEAKDSNLVFSPLSINVVLSLIAAGCKGLTLDQLLSFLKANSNDQLNSFSPELLAAVFANGSSSGGPSLAFANGVWIDKSLSLKESFKQIADNVYKAASSQADFQTKAVEVIKKVNLWAEQETNGLIKGVLPPGSVGRRSRLIFANALYFKGAWNEHFDSSKTKDYDFHLLNGNSVHVPFMTSKKKQFVEAFDGFKALRLSYQQGGDKRHFSMYFFLPDAKDGLPALVEKLASDSGFLDRYLPRQILEVGDFRIPRFKISFGFEASKVLKGLGLVLPFSGSEGLTEMVDSPVGQDLYVSSI; from the exons ATGGACATTCGAGAGTTCATCAACAAACAAACCGGTGTGGCTTTCTCCCTCACCAAGCACCTCTTCTCAACTGAAGCCAAAGACTCCAACCTTGTCTTCTCACCGTTATCCATCAACGTGGTGCTCAGCCTGATCGCAGCTGGATGCAAGGGTCTCACTCTGGACCAACTACTCTCATTCCTTAAAGCCAATTCCAACGATCAACTTAACTCTTTCTCCCCCGAACTGCTCGCCGCTGTTTTCGCCAATGGGAGTTCTTCCGGCGGCCCTTCCTTGGCCTTCGCTAACGGTGTTTGGATCGATAAGTCACTCTCTTTGAAGGAGTCTTTCAAACAGATTGCGGATAATGTCTACAAGGCTGCGTCTAGTCAAGCTGATTTTCAAACCAAG GCTGTTGaagtaattaaaaaagtaaatttgtgGGCTGAACAGGAGACCAACGGCCTCATTAAAGGGGTACTTCCTCCTGGCTCTGTTGGTAGAAGGAGCAGGCTTATCTTTGCCAAtgctttatattttaaaggagCTTGGAATGAACATTTTGACTCATCAAAAACAAAGGACTATGACTTTCACCTTCTAAATGGAAACTCAGTTCATGTGCCCTTTATGACTAGCAAGAAGAAGCAGTTTGTCGAGGCCTTTGATGGTTTCAAGGCTCTAAGGCTTTCTTATCAGCAAGGTGGAGATAAGCGCCATTTCTCCATGTACTTCTTTCTTCCAGATGCAAAAGATGGGCTGCCAGCTTTGGTAGAGAAGTTGGCTTCTGATTCCGGGTTCTTAGACCGCTACCTTCCACGTCAAATACTAGAAGTTGGTGATTTCAGAATTCCAAGGTTTAAGATTTCCTTTGGGTTTGAAGCTTCCAAAGTTCTTAAGGGATTAGGACTTGTGTTGCCTTTCTCTGGTAGTGAAGGTTTGACAGAGATGGTGGATTCCCCAGTGGGTCAGGACCTGTATGTCTCAAGCATATAA
- the LOC123229776 gene encoding probable disease resistance protein At4g33300, translating into MARAEFFVGEIANELLDQLRTISRQAFFCKSSADQLKETIDELLPIIQEIKCSGVELPSFRQAQLDGLSKTLRDGLDLCKEVLKANRWNAYKNVQLARKMDKLEKKISGFFFGIIQAHVLADVHRASYQTTERFDRLERSTRRIEQRLESMKTGVAAGGWVEHAMIKVEMEEKRAEEGNFGNFIGVGIALGKKKVKEMIIGREDWSVVGILGIGGSGKTTLATEVCRDFQVTSYFNNRILFLTVSKSPNVELLKTKVWSFVSGCDVESNVLVPPWNLQVPWNVGSRCLVVLDDVWSLAVLQQLTCRLPGCKTLVVSRTKFSTALDAVYEVELLREDESISLFCHAAFGQKTIPPAANENLVKEIVKECGGLPLALKVIGASLKDRPEKYWASAQKRLSRGQPICESHEINLLYRMAISVEDLSEKVKECFLDLGSFPEDRKIPMEVLINTWVEIHDIDEDDAFAIIMELCDRNLLSLVKDSRAIDMYSAYYEMYVTQHDVLRDLALHLNDRDKINDRKRLLMPRRDAELPKEWERNVNVPFNAWIVSIHTGEMRKMDWLGMEFPKTEVLLLNFSSKEYFLPSFIRSMKKLRALTMINHSSSPATLGNFAVCSNLATLRSLWLERLSISQLAEATICLRNLRKLSLVLCKINGLLDQPMIDLPKMFPHLLEFTIDHCHDLIKLPPSICRLQSLRSLSITNCHSLLELPADIGKLKSLQFMRLYASLVLKTLPTGISELVCLKYLNISQCVSLTCLPQGIGHLAMLEKIDMRECSHIGSLPKSAASLKALRQVICDDDVAFLWKDMKKTIPGLNVQVPEKKFSLDWLNE; encoded by the exons ATGGCCAGAGCAGAGTTTTTCGTGGGCGAGATCGCAAACGAACTCTTAGACCAGCTCAGAACAATATCTCGACAAGCCTTTTTCTGTAAATCCAGTGCGGATCAGCTCAAAGAAACCATAGATGAACTCCTCCCTATCATCCAAGAAATCAAATGCTCTGGCGTTGAACTTCCTAGTTTTCGCCAGGCACAGCTCGACGGCCTGTCCAAGACTCTTCGAGATGGTTTAGACCTCTGTAAAGAGGTTCTGAAAGCAAACCGTTGGAATGCGTACAAGAACGTGCAATTGGCTCGGAAGATGGATAAATTGGAGAAGAAAATTTCAGGATTCTTCTTCGGCATCATACAAGCACATGTCTTGGCTGATGTTCATCGCGCCAGCTATCAAACGACGGAGAGGTTTGATCGGCTGGAGCGTTCGACAAGAAGGATTGAACAGCGACTTGAGTCGATGAAAACTGGTGTGGCAGCTGGAGGGTGGGTTGAGCACGCCATGATTAAAGTGGAAATGGAAGAGAAGAGAGCTGAGGAGGGTAATTTTGGGAATTTTATAGGCGTGGGAATTgctttagggaaaaagaaagtgaaGGAAATGATAATTGGACGGGAGGATTGGAGCGTTGTAGGGATTTTGGGCATTGGTGGCTCTGGGAAGACCACTCTTGCTACTGAGGTCTGCAGAGATTTTCAAGTCACGA GCTACTTCAACAACAGAATTTTGTTCCTTACTGTATCAAAATCTCCAAATGTGGAGCTGTTGAAGACAAAGGTTTGGTCTTTCGTATCTGGATGTGATGTTGAATCAAATGTTTTAGTTCCTCCATGGAATCTACAAGTACCTTGGAATGTAGGATCTCGTTGTTTGGTGGTGTTAGATGATGTGTGGTCATTAGCAGTGCTTCAACAGCTTACTTGTAGGCTTCCTGGTTGCAAAACACTTGTGGTTTCCCGTACCAAGTTTTCAACGGCTCTCGATGCTGTCTATGAAGTAGAGTTGTTGAGAGAAGATGAATCAATATCCTTGTTCTGCCACGCTGCTTTTGGACAAAAGACCATTCCTCCAGCTGCAAATGAGAACTTGGTCAAGGAG ATTGTAAAAGAGTGTGGAGGGCTGCCTCTGGCTCTTAAAGTTATTGGAGCATCACTGAAAGATCGGCCTGAAAAATATTGGGCAAGTGCCCAAAAAAGGTTATCACGAGGACAGCCTATTTGCGAGTCTCATGAAATCAACTTGCTTTATCGGATGGCCATAAGTGTTGAAGACTTGTCAGAGAAGGTTAAGGAATGCTTCCTGGATTTGGGATCCTTTCCTGAAGACAGAAAGATTCCAATGGAGGTGCTTATCAATACCTGGGTTGAGATCCATGACATTGATGAGGACGATGCTTTTGCCATCATTATGGAGCTTTGTGATAGAAACCTTCTCAGCCTAGTTAAAGATTCAAG AGCTATAGACATGTATAGTGCTTACTATGAGATGTATGTCACTCAACATGACGTTCTTAGAGATCTTGCTCTCCATTTGAATGATCGGGACAAGATAAATGACCGCAAGCGATTACTTATGCCTAGAAGAGACGCAGAGCTTCCAAAAGAATGGGAGCGGAATGTCAATGTGCCATTCAATGCTTGGATTGTTTCCATTCATACAG gagaaatgagaaaaatggaTTGGCTTGGCATGGAATTCCCCAAGACAGAAGTGCTACTCCTCAACTTCTCTTCCAAGGAGTACTTCTTGCCTTCCTTCATCAGGAGCATGAAAAAGCTTAGGGCGCTAACAATGATAAACCATAGTTCCTCCCCTGCTACCCTTGGCAACTTTGCAGTTTGTTCGAATTTAGCTACCCTTAGAAGCCTTTGGCTTGAAAGACTTTCAATTTCTCAATTAGCAGAGGCAACTATTTGCCTAAGAAATTTGCGGAAACTATCTTTAGTTCTCTGCAAAATTAATGGCCTTCTTGATCAGCCAATGATAGACCTGCCGAAGATGTTCCCTCATCTCTTGGAGTTCACAATCGATCACTGTCATGATCTAATAAAGCTGCCCCCCAGCATTTGTCGATTGCAGTCACTCAGGAGTTTAAGTATCACTAACTGCCACAGTTTACTCGAATTGCCAGCTGACATTGGCAAGCTGAAATCTTTACAATTTATGCGGCTCTATGCAAGCCTTGTTCTTAAGACTCTCCCAACTGGGATTTCTGAGCTGGTCTGCTTGAAATACCTCAACATTTCTCAATGTGTCAGCTTAACTTGTCTTCCTCAAGGGATTGGTCATTTAGCAATGCTGGAAAAAATCGACATGAGGGAGTGTTCACACATAGGGAGTCTACCTAAGTCTGCTGCCTCATTGAAGGCTTTACGTCAAGTAATTTGTGATGATGATGTTGCTTTCCTGTGGAAGGATATGAAGAAGACCATACCAGGACTTAATGTTCAGGTTCCTGAGAAAAAATTTAGTCTGGACTGGCTTAATGAATGA
- the LOC123229479 gene encoding uncharacterized protein LOC123229479: MFNKLNWECNDDGAVFKLYLEEMRIFKFLIGLNDNLDEVRGRILSVKPLPSIQEVVSEVHREESRKKVMLRSESMPTSGDASALAARGNSNNPVDGKTRKGRPWCDHCRRPGHYKETCWEIHGRPADWKPRSQTKKGYFACGNNTGDSDGNLFSKEQIEQLQKLFGHFLSTPVGTGSMVQSGLDLEEDDWNC, translated from the exons ATGTTCAACAAGTTAAACTGGGAGTGTAATGATGATGGAGCTGTTTTCAAATTATACCTGGAAGAGATGaggatttttaaatttcttatcgGCTTGAATGATAACCTGGATGAGGTTCGTGGTAGAATATTGAGTGTTAAGCCACTGCCCTCCATTCAAGAGGTGGTTTCTGAAGTGCACAGAGAAGAAAGTCGAAAGAAGGTAATGCTCAGGTCTGAGTCAATGCCAACCAGTGGAGACGCATCAGCGCTTGCAGCCAGAGGTAATTCAAACAATCCTGTTGATGGTAAAACCAGAAAAGGCCGACCATGGTGTGATCATTGCCGTCGTCCAGGCCATTACAAGGAAACCTGCTGGGAAATTCATGGAAGGCCAGCAGATTGGAAGCCACGTAGTCAGACCAAGAAGGGATATTTTGCATGTGGAAATAATACTGGTGATAGTGACGGAAATCTATTCAGCAAGGAACAGATTGAGCAGTTGCAAAAATTATTTGGTCACTTTTTATCAACACCTGTTGGGACTGGTTCTATGGTACAGTCAG GACTTGATCTCGAAGAGGATGATTGGAACTGCTGA
- the LOC123229504 gene encoding serpin-ZX-like isoform X2, which translates to MDIREFINKQTGVAFSLTKHLFSTEAKDSNLVFSPLSINVVLSLIAAGCKGLTLDQLLSFLKANSNDQLNSFSPELLAAVFANGSSSGGPSLAFANGVWIDKSLSLKESFKQIADNVYKAASSQADFQTKAAEVTKEVNLWAEKETNGLIKEVLPPGSVDSTSRLIFANALYFKGAWNEHFDSSKTKDHDFHLLNGNSVHVPFMTSKKKQFVEAFDGFKVLGLPYKQGGDKRRFSMYFFLPDAKDGLPALVEKAASDSGFLDRYLPHQKVEVGDFRIPRFKISFGFEASKVLKGLGLVLPFSGSEGFPEMVDSPVGQDLYVSSIYQKAFIEVNEEGTEAAAASAAIVTLRSVARFDKIDFVADHPFLFMIREDMTGMVMFIGQILDPLTA; encoded by the exons ATGGACATTCGAGAGTTCATCAACAAACAAACCGGTGTGGCTTTCTCCCTCACCAAGCACCTCTTCTCAACTGAAGCCAAAGACTCCAACCTTGTCTTCTCACCGTTATCCATCAACGTGGTGCTCAGCCTGATCGCAGCTGGATGCAAGGGTCTCACTCTGGACCAACTACTCTCATTCCTTAAAGCCAATTCCAACGATCAACTTAACTCTTTCTCCCCCGAACTGCTCGCCGCTGTTTTCGCCAATGGGAGTTCTTCCGGCGGCCCTTCCTTGGCCTTCGCTAACGGTGTTTGGATCGATAAGTCACTCTCTTTGAAGGAGTCTTTCAAACAGATTGCGGATAATGTCTACAAGGCTGCGTCTAGTCAAGCTGATTTTCAAACCAAG GCTGCTGAAGTAACTAAAGAAGTAAATTTGTGGGCTGAAAAGGAGACCAATGGCCTCATTAAAGAGGTACTTCCTCCTGGCTCTGTTGATAGTACGAGCAGGCTTATCTTTGCAAATGCGTTATACTTTAAAGGAGCTTGGAATGAACATTTCGATTCTTCAAAAACAAAGGACCATGACTTTCACCTTCTAAATGGAAACTCAGTTCATGTGCCCTTCATGACTAGCAAGAAGAAGCAGTTTGTCGAGGCCTTTGATGGTTTCAAAGTTCTGGGGCTTCCTTATAAACAAGGTGGAGATAAGCGCCGTTTCTCCATGTACTTCTTTCTTCCAGATGCAAAAGATGGGCTGCCAGCTTTGGTAGAGAAAGCGGCTTCTGATTCTGGATTCTTAGACCGCTACCTACCACATCAAAAAGTAGAAGTTGGTGATTTCAGAATTCCAAGGTTTAAGATTTCCTTTGGGTTTGAAGCTTCCAAAGTTCTTAAGGGATTAGGACTTGTGTTGCCTTTCTCTGGTAGTGAAGGTTTCCCAGAGATGGTGGATTCCCCAGTGGGTCAGGACCTATATGTCTCAAGCATATACCAGAAGGCCTTCATTGAAGTTAATGAAGAAGGGACAGAAGCTGCAGCTGCTTCTGCTGCTATAGTAACACTTAGGTCAGTGGCTCGTTTTGATAAGATAGATTTTGTGGCTGATCACCCATTCTTGTTCATGATCAGAGAAGACATGACAGGAATGGTGATGTTCATTGGCCAAATTCTCGATCCTTTGACAGCTTGA
- the LOC123229504 gene encoding serpin-ZX-like isoform X1 — MDIREFISKQTGVAFSLTKHLFSTEAKDSNLVFSPLSIHVVLSLIAAGSKGHTLDQLLSFLNSKSNDQLNSFSSELVAVVFADGSSSGGPSLAFANGVWIDKSLSFKDSFKEVVDNVYKAASNQVDFQTKAAEVTKEVNLWAEKETNGLIKEVLPPGSVDSTSRLIFANALYFKGAWNEHFDSSKTKDHDFHLLNGNSVHVPFMTSKKKQFVEAFDGFKVLGLPYKQGGDKRRFSMYFFLPDAKDGLPALVEKAASDSGFLDRYLPHQKVEVGDFRIPRFKISFGFEASKVLKGLGLVLPFSGSEGFPEMVDSPVGQDLYVSSIYQKAFIEVNEEGTEAAAASAAIVTLRSVARFDKIDFVADHPFLFMIREDMTGMVMFIGQILDPLTA; from the exons ATGGACATCCGAGAGTTCATCAGCAAACAAACCGGTGTAGCTTTCTCCCTCACCAAGCACCTTTTCTCAACTGAAGCCAAAGACTCCAACCTTGTCTTCTCACCGTTATCCATCCACGTGGTGCTCAGCTTGATTGCAGCTGGATCCAAGGGTCACACTCTTGACCAACTCCTCTCATTCCTTAATTCCAAATCTAACGATCAACTTAACTCTTTCTCTTCCGAACTGGTCGCTGTTGTTTTCGCCGATGGGAGTTCTTCCGGCGGCCCTTCCTTGGCCTTCGCTAACGGTGTTTGGATCGATAAGTCACTCTCTTTCAAGGATTCTTTCAAAGAGGTTGTGGATAATGTCTACAAGGCTGCGTCTAATCAAGTTGATTTTCAAACCAAg GCTGCTGAAGTAACTAAAGAAGTAAATTTGTGGGCTGAAAAGGAGACCAATGGCCTCATTAAAGAGGTACTTCCTCCTGGCTCTGTTGATAGTACGAGCAGGCTTATCTTTGCAAATGCGTTATACTTTAAAGGAGCTTGGAATGAACATTTCGATTCTTCAAAAACAAAGGACCATGACTTTCACCTTCTAAATGGAAACTCAGTTCATGTGCCCTTCATGACTAGCAAGAAGAAGCAGTTTGTCGAGGCCTTTGATGGTTTCAAAGTTCTGGGGCTTCCTTATAAACAAGGTGGAGATAAGCGCCGTTTCTCCATGTACTTCTTTCTTCCAGATGCAAAAGATGGGCTGCCAGCTTTGGTAGAGAAAGCGGCTTCTGATTCTGGATTCTTAGACCGCTACCTACCACATCAAAAAGTAGAAGTTGGTGATTTCAGAATTCCAAGGTTTAAGATTTCCTTTGGGTTTGAAGCTTCCAAAGTTCTTAAGGGATTAGGACTTGTGTTGCCTTTCTCTGGTAGTGAAGGTTTCCCAGAGATGGTGGATTCCCCAGTGGGTCAGGACCTATATGTCTCAAGCATATACCAGAAGGCCTTCATTGAAGTTAATGAAGAAGGGACAGAAGCTGCAGCTGCTTCTGCTGCTATAGTAACACTTAGGTCAGTGGCTCGTTTTGATAAGATAGATTTTGTGGCTGATCACCCATTCTTGTTCATGATCAGAGAAGACATGACAGGAATGGTGATGTTCATTGGCCAAATTCTCGATCCTTTGACAGCTTGA
- the LOC123229478 gene encoding nucleobase-ascorbate transporter 3-like — MVETANPERTPPALPAPPPPIPLALSRGPTWTPAEQLQQLQYCIHSNPSWAQAVLLAFQHYIVMLGTTVLIASTLVPSMGGDNGDKARVIQSLLFMSGVNTLLQTLIGTRLPTVMGPSAAFTLPVLSIINDYSGTTFASEQERFLHNMRTIQGSLIVSAFVNIVLGYSQAWGNLTRLFSPIIIVPVVCVVGLGLFARGFPLLGNCVEIGLPMLILLVVGQQYLKRIHPKTDFIVERFALLFCIAIVWAFAAILTVAGAYNNVPEKTKVSCRIDRSYLMSSAPWIKIPYPFQWGTPIFRASHVFGMMGAALVSSAESTGTFFAAARLAGATAPPAHVLSRSIGLQGIGMLIEGFFGSIVGTTASVENVGLLGLTHIGSRRVVQISTAFMIFFSIFGKFGAFFASIPLPIFAAIYCVLLGIVAAVGISFIQFANNNSMRNIYVLGLSLFLGISIPQYFVLNTTPDGQGPVRTNGGWFNDILNTIFSSPPTVAIIVGTLVDNTLEARDTAVDRGLPWWKPFQHRGGDDRNEEFYSYPLRISEYIPTRFM, encoded by the exons ATGGTCGAAACAGCGAACCCCGAGCGTACACCGCCAGCTCTACCGGCGCCACCACCACCTATACCTCTTGCACTTTCAAGGGGTCCCACTTGGACTCCGGCCGAGCAACTTCAGCAACTCCAGTACTGCATCCACTCCAATCCTTCTTGGG CCCAGGCAGTCTTACTGGCTTTCCAACACTATATTGTTATGCTTGGAACTACTGTCTTGATTGCCAGTACACTTGTGCCTTCGATGGGTGGGGATAAT GGTGACAAAGCCCGAGTGATACAATCATTGCTGTTCATGTCAGGAGTGAATACGCTACTTCAAACACTTATTGGCACAAGGCTTCCCACGGTGATGGGTCCATCAGCTGCTTTCACCCTGCCAGTATTGTCAATTATCAATGATTACTCTGGTACTACATTCGCATCTGAGCAAGAG AGATTTCTCCATAACATGAGAACTATACAAGGATCATTAATTGTCTCTGCATTTGTCAACATCGTGCTTGGATATAGTCAGGCTTGGGGTAATTTAACAAG ATTATTTAGTCCCATTATCATTGTACCAGTGGTTTGTGTGGTTGGTCTTGGTCTGTTTGCAAGGGGCTTCCCACTG CTTGGTAATTGCGTAGAAATTGGCCTGCCTATGCTGATTCTACTAGTTGTTGGCCAGCAG TATTTGAAGCGCATCCATCCAAAGACTGATTTCATAGTTGAAAGGTTTGCTTTGCTTTTCTGCATTGCAATTGTTTGGGCTTTTGCTGCTATCCTCACTGTTGCTGGTGCTTACAACAATGTCCCAGAGAAGACTAAAGTGAGTTGCCGGATAGATCGATCGTATCTTATGTCATCTGCTCCTTG GATTAAGATTCCATACCCATTTCAGTGGGGTACTCCAATATTCAGAGCAAGCCATGTCTTTGGGATGATGGGGGCAGCACTTGTTTCATCCGCAGAG TCAACTGGAACATTTTTTGCAGCAGCACGGCTGGCAGGTGCTACTGCACCCCCAGCACATGTCCTCAGCCGAAGCATTGGCCTGCAG GGTATTGGCATGCTGATTGAAGGGTTTTTTGGTTCTATTGTTGGTACTACTGCATCTGT GGAAAATGTTGGCCTTCTTGGACTGACACACATTGGCAGCAGAAGGGTGGTTCAGATTTCAACTGCTTTCATGATCTTTTTCTCGATATTTG GGAAATTTGGAGCGTTCTTTGCATCCATTCCTCTACCAATATTCGCAGCCATATACTGTGTTCTGTTAGGGATTGTTG CTGCTGTTGGGATTAGTTTCATTCAGTTTGCTAATAATAATTCCATGAGAAACATCTACGTTTTGGGTCTCTCTCTGTTCCTTGGCATATCCATTCCTCAATACTTTGTCTTGAACACCACTCCGGATGGTCAGGGACCAGTGAGAACAAACGGGGGATGG TTTAATGACATATTGAACACAATCTTCTCGTCACCTCCAACTGTTGCAATTATCGTTGGGACGCTGGTTGATAACACACTTGAAGCAAGGGACACGGCCGTAGACAGAGGACTTCCTTGGTGGAAACCATTCCAGCACAGGGGGGGAGATGATAGAAATGAGGAGTTCTACAGTTACCCTCTCAGAATAAGTGAATATATTCCTACCAGATTTATGTGA